The Bacteroidota bacterium region AAGGTCGCGAATTGATCACCGGCGAAGGTGAGGATTCCGATCTCTTCGTGATGCCCGACGTCGCTTCGCGCCTGCATGAAATCGATGGCAGCAAGGAACTGACAGACGAAGAAAAGCTTCGTCAGAAGGATCTTTTAGCCCGTGAATTCGCAGAGAAGTCAGACCGCTTGCACACGATCAACCAATTGGTAAAGGCCTACACCTTGTTTGAGCGCGATATTGAATACATCGTCGACGAAGGAAAGGTCAAGATTGTTGATGAGCAAACCGGCCGTGTTTTGCCTGGTCGCCGCTATTCAGATGGTTTGCACCAAGCCATTGAAGCCAAGGAAAACGTGACGGTTGAAGCTGCTACACAGACATTTGCAACAGTTACGCTCCAGAACTTCTTCAGGATGTACCACAAGCTTTCGGGCATGACCGGTACCGCTGAAACCGAAGCTGCGGAGTTTTTCCAGATCTACAAGCTTGATGTCGTGGTGGTTCCAACCAACCGTGCCATCGTGCGCAAGGACGACGAAGACTTCGTGTACAAAACGAAGCGAGAAAAATACAACGCTGTCATCGACGAGATTGAAAAGCTGCGTCAAGCAGGTCGGCCGGTTCTCGTAGGTACTACCTCGGTCGAAGTTTCCGAGTTGCTGAGCAGGATGCTGCGTGTGCGCAAAATCGAGCACAACGTCTTGAACGCAAAGCAGCATCAGCGCGAAGCTGAGATTGTCGCCGCAGCAGGTCTTGCTGGCAACATCACGATTGCAACCAACATGGCTGGTCGTGGTACCGACATCAAGCTCGGCCCGAATGTGAAACAATCAGGCGGTTTGGCCATCATCGGTACCGAGCGCCATGAATCCCGCCGGATTGACCGGCAGTTGCGTGGTCGCGCAGGTCGCCAAGGCGACCCGGGAAGTTCACAGTTTTATGTATCGCTTGAAGACGATTTGATGCGTCTTTTTGGTTCTGAGCGCATCAGCCGCATCATGGACCGTATCGGCATCAAGGAGGGCGAAGTGATTCAGCACTCCATGATCACCAAGAGCATCACCAACGCGCAGAAAAAGGTCGAAGAAAACAACTTCGCCATGCGCAAGCGCTTGCTGGAATATGACGACGTCATGAACAGTCAGCGCGAGGTGATCTATCGTCGCCGCCGCAACGCCCTCTTTGGCGACCGCATGCGCCTCGATTTGGATACCATGCTCTGGGACGTCTGCGCCAAGCTCGCAGCGGAATACTATGAAATTTCAGACTACGAAGGCCTGCAATTTGCGACCATTCGCATGCTGTCATTCGATCCGGAGATTTCTGAAAAGGAATTCAACAAGCTCAACCAAGAGGCTTTGGCTGATCGCTTGTATGATGCTGCAAAAAGCTTCTACAAGCGCAAAACGACGCACTTGTCTGCAGTGACCCTCCAAGGTTTGCAGAGCATTCGCGACCGCGAAGCCCGTGTCGAAATGGTGGACATCCCCTTCAGCGACGGCACACGCAAGATGCGCATTGTGGTCAACCTCGATCAAGCATTGGCAACCAAGGGCGAGGATGTACCGCGTACATTGGAGCGCTCCGTGATGCTGCATGTGATCGACGACAAGTGGAAAAACCACCTGCGTGAGATGGACGAGTTGCGTACTGCGGTACAAAACGCGGTTTACGAGCAAAAGGATCCTTTGGTGGCCTATAAGTTTGAAGCTTATCAATTATTCCAGGAGGCCTTGGGTCAGGTGAATGAGCAGGTGATCTCCATGATCTTCAAGGCCGATTTGGATATCCAAGGTGACCGCGAAGAGAAGGTTCAGGAAAGCCGCGTCCATCGCGACGACTTTTCCAAGATGAAGGCCAACCATGGCGCCAACTTGGAAGCACAGCGCCGCGAAGCCGCAAAAGGCTTGAGTACAAGTGGTCCAAGCGAACCTGCCGAGCGTCCATTGACGCGTGCAGAACGCCGTATCCAAGACCGCAAGGGTCCAAAACGCTAAAATGCAACCCCGGCATTCGGGGTTGCGTATTGCAACTTGTGTTGAAAACGTGTTGAATCGCCTTTGAGCGCGACCAAAGAAAATTGAAGCATTCTAGCAGATTGCATGAACATTGAGCGAAATACTGGTTGGAAGGGCTTTTTCCTGCTCTTGACTGTGCTTTTGACAAGCACGCAGGCAACGGCGCAAAAGGAAACCGAGTCGGTTGAAAAATACCGTGTGGTGTATGATTTTACCGCCCCACAATACGAAATCGTTGGTGACGGCAGCTCCACGACGGATGTTCGCCCAACCGTTTCCAGCGACTCCCTTGGCGTCTACTACTATTTTGACGAGGGATTGCCCCACCTTCTCGACTTGCACAAACGCGGTAATCAAAGCACTTCTGAAGGTCCGGGTTTCCGGATTCAAATTTACGCCGGGAGCAAGATGGAAACCGCCAACGAAGCGAAAACCGACTTCCTGCAAACATTTCGCACCGCCAACATGGAGGTTTACAAAGACTGGAACCCGCCTCATTTTTGGGTTAGGGTGGGTGACTTTCTGTCGCGTAACGAGGCCATGAAGCAACTCTCACAAGTTCGCACCGTGTTTCCCGATGCCTTTGTCGTGCAAGACAAAATCAAGCTTCCAAAGTACAAGAAGCAAACTCACCACGACTGATTCCGCTTTCAACAGGTTTTTGTCTGTCGATTTTCGCTAATTTGGCCGTATCCAATCGGTCAAAATGAATTCTGCGCCCAATTACAAGGCTAGCTTTCTTCTCTTCGCAGCCCTTCCTGTTGTCTTTTTCTTGCTGTTTGGCTTTCACGGAATGGACATTGCCGACCGCGGATTCATTCCTGCATTTGCGCACCGGATCGTGTCTGGAGAAGCCATTTATCAAGACTTCTACTACGTACGGCCACCGGTTACGCCCTACCTCCATACCTTCGAAATGCTCTTGTTTCCGGAGACAATGGAAATGGTCGCCTACCGCTTCTTTTTCTATGTCTTTGTATGGCTTTCGGTCCTGTTCAGCATTTTGAGTCTGCGTAAATTCTTTGACTTCCAAAAAATCGGGATTTCGCCTTGGCTGCTCGGGTCCATGGGGTTCCTTCTTTCGGTCCATAATTTCTTTATCGCGCCATGGCATACGCTTGACGGCATTGTGTTCGCATCACTCGGGATTTACCTGATCAGCTTGGGACAACGAATCGGCTATCTTGTTGCGGGCCTTTGCTCCCTTGGGCTTGCTGCCATGACCAAACAGCCTTTTGCAATCGTTCCAATAGCAGGGTTGGTCCTACTCTTCTTTCTCTATCCCTGGAAAAAGGCGGTCCTCGCCGTCATTGGAGCCGGACTTGTTGGGGTGGCTGCGATCGCGGTGATTGAATACCTGCTTACGCCAAGCTTTAATTTCTTCGAAACCATGATCGCCCAAACCACTGGCGTGACCTCCTTCGAAGAAATGAAATGGAGCGCTTTCAAACTTTACGTACGGCCTGCCATTTTCACCTTTGTTCCCTTGGCTGTGATTTGGTACGTACTCAAATACCAATTAAGGAGTCCCTTCACGGGCAAGGTGATGGCGGCACTTGGCTTTTTGGGAATTCTTGCTGTTGCTATTGGTCCTTTATGGATCACCCTTCAGGATGGACAGTTTGTAATGCCAAAATCCGGATTTTACCACGCGTTACTGTTTAACGGAGGGATGATCGCGCTGTTGACCATTTTAAAGAGAGAAAGAAGAGGTCTGGCGGTGTTAATCACCATGATGGTTGTGGCTTGGGCAAGCAGTGTTTCTTGGGGTTATGCGACGCCCGTGCTCTACTCCTTTCCAAGCTTGTTTGCAATTGTCTATTTCGTAGGCATAGTTGCTGGATTTTCCCCTCCGAAATGGTTTTGGCCATCAGCGGCATCGGTTTGCCTCCTTTGTATAGCTTCGTTGAACCTTTTTGTTTACGGGGATGATTTCCGTTCAGAAATGACCCATGACCTTGGCACCGTTTTCCCTAGACTGAGTCATATCCATGCTGGGCAGCAACAATTTGACTACTACAATGAATTGAGGCAGTTGAACGAAAAATATGGTGAAAACTTTACCGTGTTGCCAAGCATGCCTGCGGCGCATTATGTGACCAATACGCAGCCTCGCATTCCCGCTGATTGGATTCATGATGCTGAAATCAACTACGCAGTTGGCATTGCCAAGACCATTTCCATCTTGGATGGTTCACCTAACTACGTTTTTGCGCTCAAAGACGAATTGCACCGTGCCGATGAGTCGGGAACATTCCGTTGCAGTGTGTTGCGTCATGTGATGGACACTTGGACGCAAATTGATGAAACAAAGGAATTTCTTGTCTTCGACAACCGGAATCTGATCAACGCTGCTGATTGATCAGCTGATAGAGTTCGTCGAGTTTCGGGGAGATTACAATTTCCGTGCGGCGGTTGCTTGCGCGGGCTTCAGGCGTACTGCCCTCCACCTTTGGAACAAACTGTCCGTGGCCCGCCGGAATGATCCGGGTAGGCTCCATTCCATTTTGCACAAGAATGCGCACAACTTCGGTGGAACGCATCACGCTCAGATCCCAATTGTCTTTGATGTCGCCGAGATTGCTCACCGGCATATTGTCGGTATGGCCTTCAACCATGATGGTGACGTCCTTTTGTTCCTTGAGTGCATTGGCAAGTCCGGCCAAGGCCTTTTGCCCGTTGGCATCGATCTTGGTGCTGCCGGTTGCGAAGAGGAGCTTGTTGGAAAGCGAGACATACACCTTGCCATCGATCACCTCCACAGTCAAGCCCTGATCCTTGAAACCCAACAAAGCATCGGTAACGCGCTTCTGAATGGCATTCATCAAGGAATCGCGTTGCTTCAATCGATTTTCCACATCGGCGAGGCGGTTTTCGCGTTCATTCAAGACGCCCTCCATAAAGGAAATCTTCTTGTCCCTTTCGTTGAGATCGCGTTGCAAGCCTTCCATTTGATCGACGAGGCCGCGCATTTTCTCATTCCCCTGGTTTTTGAGCTTTTGATAGTTACTGCTGATCTGCTCGTTTCTCTCACGCAGATCACCGATATCGCTGCTCATTTTGCGGTACCCGCTTCCTAGGCGCATTGTGTCATTGGCGAGCTTGGTGCGATCCTCTTCACATTGATTGAGTTTCATCTGCAGCTCGGCGACATCTGACTTGAGTTGATTCAAGGACTTGTTCCGGGAATCAGCCATGTCTTGCATTTTGTCTTTGAGGGCCTCCATCTCGCCATACTTCTTCTTGGAGACACAAGCCGTTGTTGCCAAGGAAAGGGCAATCATCCAGACTACTATTTTAGAAATGCGCATACGAATCTCAATTTATACTTCTTTTCGCCAACAAAATTAGAATCGTCGCGCATTTCGTCTAGGCTTGGTTTTTCACATTGTCGAAATCCCGCAGCCTGAATTGTACAATAAACAAGTCATTCAGCCATGCAGAGCATGTCCGTTCAAACATAAAGCATGAAAAATGGGGCGAATTGCAAATGTAGGGCAATAAAAAAAGGCCACCCTCTCGGATGGCCTTCTGCTTATTTTTTCAGCAAGATCAATTGCCGGCTGCTGGCTTCGAGAGGAAATCACCAACCTGATCAAGGTTGTATTTTGACTTCTCGCCTTCGCAAACAATTTCTGTCTTGAATTCTGTGTAGATGTAGCGATTGGCTGCACTGCGGGTAGGCTGAAACTTCAGATCCTTGATCACGCCGGGAACCAATGCTGCAATTTTGGGGTCATTGACTTGCATGACGCGGCTATTGATCACGCGACCGGTGTTGGGATCCGTTTCGAGCTCAACCAATGCTTGCGCCAATCCACAGTAACCTTCTTTGCGCAATGCCACGCGAAGGTTGACGCCAAAGGTAGATTCGTCAGAATACTTGACCTCAGAAGTTCCCTTGGTATCAATATTGATATCAATATCTGCATGCGTCTCTTGGTGGGATGCATCAGGTTTGGCATCGCCTCTTGAGACATACTCAATTTTCTCTTGTGGTGGCAATTTGATCGGGCCGCCTGGCTTCACCGTTTTTGTAGCGACTGGCGTCGGGGTGGTGACCACTGGCTTCACCGGCTCTTTCACGACCACTGGCTTGACGGGCTCCTTGGCAGGTTCTTTGACCGGCTCCTTCACCACGACAGGCTTCACAGGCTCCTTGACAGGTGCCTTTGGCTCATCATCAGAAAGGAAAGATTCCTCTGGTTCCTTTTTGGGTTCCACTTTAGCCACAACTGGCTCGGGTTGCTTGACCTCTTTGGGCTCAACCTTCTCCACAACGGCTTCTTTCACTTCTGTATCTCCTTTGTCGGTAAGGTTGCCGCCATTGCCCGTCTGTACGGAAGCGACACCGCCTTCAGATGGAATGGCTTTGTAGACATTCTCTCCAGGTGATCCGGAGCATGGAATGATCGGCTTGACCTCAAAGTAAATGGTCTTGCTGCCGGTCACACCGGTAGCATCCCACTTGACGTTTTGAACGATGTCCACGATCGACTTCTTGTAGCAATCGGTTTTGCCCGTCAAGGTTTTTGCCGATGTCACCGTGCCGGTCTGATCAAACTTCACCTCCAAGTAGATCGCATCATTGCCGCAGCAGGATGTCTTTTCCTTGAGGGTGTTGTAGATGTAGCCGTGTACAGTATGCTTTTCGTCGTCGAAAATGAAGGTTTTAGGATTGGCACGTGCGTTTTTGATGTCGACTTGTGCCGAAACCGATTGAATAAGCCCCAGTGTAATAAATGCTAGAATTGAGAGTATTCT contains the following coding sequences:
- the secA gene encoding preprotein translocase subunit SecA, with amino-acid sequence MLKLLQKLFGNKQDKDAKELRPYVTKILAEYVKLRNISDDELRGRSDIFRQRIQNHIKEVSAEIAAKKKQAETTEDLVASERMYEEAEKLRKKRNEQVEQVLMEILPEAFAVVKETARRLSENKALTVTATDWDHKMAQNKPNVVIEGDKAIWKNKWLAAGGEIEWNMVHYDVQLMGGVVLHTGKISEMATGEGKTLVATLPVYLNALTGMGVHLVTVNDYLARRDCEWNGPLFQFHKISVDCIDFHEPNSDERRQAYLADVTYGTNNEFGFDYLRDNMTTNPDFLVQREHHYGIVDEIDSVLIDEARTPLIISGPVPRGDIQEFNQLKPRVEKLMRNQQRMVTTLIAEGKKAMESGDKESVKEAGLKLFRAHRGLPRYKALVKYLSEPGIKSEMLKTEGYYLQDKGKNMHIVDDELYFTIDEKNNQVELTEKGRELITGEGEDSDLFVMPDVASRLHEIDGSKELTDEEKLRQKDLLAREFAEKSDRLHTINQLVKAYTLFERDIEYIVDEGKVKIVDEQTGRVLPGRRYSDGLHQAIEAKENVTVEAATQTFATVTLQNFFRMYHKLSGMTGTAETEAAEFFQIYKLDVVVVPTNRAIVRKDDEDFVYKTKREKYNAVIDEIEKLRQAGRPVLVGTTSVEVSELLSRMLRVRKIEHNVLNAKQHQREAEIVAAAGLAGNITIATNMAGRGTDIKLGPNVKQSGGLAIIGTERHESRRIDRQLRGRAGRQGDPGSSQFYVSLEDDLMRLFGSERISRIMDRIGIKEGEVIQHSMITKSITNAQKKVEENNFAMRKRLLEYDDVMNSQREVIYRRRRNALFGDRMRLDLDTMLWDVCAKLAAEYYEISDYEGLQFATIRMLSFDPEISEKEFNKLNQEALADRLYDAAKSFYKRKTTHLSAVTLQGLQSIRDREARVEMVDIPFSDGTRKMRIVVNLDQALATKGEDVPRTLERSVMLHVIDDKWKNHLREMDELRTAVQNAVYEQKDPLVAYKFEAYQLFQEALGQVNEQVISMIFKADLDIQGDREEKVQESRVHRDDFSKMKANHGANLEAQRREAAKGLSTSGPSEPAERPLTRAERRIQDRKGPKR
- a CDS encoding OmpA family protein, coding for MIALSLATTACVSKKKYGEMEALKDKMQDMADSRNKSLNQLKSDVAELQMKLNQCEEDRTKLANDTMRLGSGYRKMSSDIGDLRERNEQISSNYQKLKNQGNEKMRGLVDQMEGLQRDLNERDKKISFMEGVLNERENRLADVENRLKQRDSLMNAIQKRVTDALLGFKDQGLTVEVIDGKVYVSLSNKLLFATGSTKIDANGQKALAGLANALKEQKDVTIMVEGHTDNMPVSNLGDIKDNWDLSVMRSTEVVRILVQNGMEPTRIIPAGHGQFVPKVEGSTPEARASNRRTEIVISPKLDELYQLINQQR
- a CDS encoding SPOR domain-containing protein, whose translation is MNIERNTGWKGFFLLLTVLLTSTQATAQKETESVEKYRVVYDFTAPQYEIVGDGSSTTDVRPTVSSDSLGVYYYFDEGLPHLLDLHKRGNQSTSEGPGFRIQIYAGSKMETANEAKTDFLQTFRTANMEVYKDWNPPHFWVRVGDFLSRNEAMKQLSQVRTVFPDAFVVQDKIKLPKYKKQTHHD